One window of the Salvia splendens isolate huo1 chromosome 1, SspV2, whole genome shotgun sequence genome contains the following:
- the LOC121808688 gene encoding tRNA-specific adenosine deaminase TAD3-like isoform X1 yields MMGSAEGKTVGSSDCWEIVHIPEKPPICPDHQPTVDVLASAIDAKHANTIVRKLNHIAPLEGLRHVKRIKKTFLDGGKSQLFVILCMDHGSNAEFNYIPEDVLGLMNAYQLSTFTTKVCKYAATTKEEWEEQCKLWPTSFHPPTFNIDGITGFSEADSLSILKFMKHAVHMAKSGASLVNAAVIVDPLSGETIASSCDEVFYPGPKGSSKESCCSKDHERTIQGGPNEMGNDLLSNEAKQSYMEVSCLHPWGWLEQRLHSNSDSWHPLRHAAIVAIEASAARDGHLFPMSPRGADCVQEDQKVLAPTGSPLKRQKVKNDEISDCNMNGSRYDPTRPYLCTGYDIYFVWEPCAMCSMAIVHQRIRRVFYAFPNPNDGALGSVHRLQGERSLNHHYAVFRVMLPKEILD; encoded by the exons ATGAtgggaagtgctgaaggaaaaACTGTAGGCTCATCAGACTGCTGGGAAATTGTTCACATTCCCGAAAAGCCTCCGATTTGCCCCGACCACCAGCCTACGG TGGATGTACTGGCTTCCGCAATTGATGCTAAGCATGCGAATACTATAGTCAG AAAGCTAAATCATATAGCTCCCCTGGAAGGCCTCCGCCATGTGAAGCGCATAAAAAAGACTTTTCTTGATGGAG GAAAGAGTCAATTATTTGTGATTTTATGCATGGATCATGGAAGCAATGCTGAGTTTAACTATATACCGGAGGATGTGCTGGGGCTTATGAATGCGTACCAGTTGAGTACTTTCACTACAAAA GTATGCAAATATGCCGCAACAACAAAAGAAGAATGGGAAGAACAATGCAAATTGTGGCCAACTTCCTTCCATCCACCTACGTT CAATATTGATGGCATAACTGGATTTTCGGAGGCGGATTCATTATCTATTCTCAAATTTATGAAACATGCAGTTCACATGGCGAAATCCGGCGCTTCG CTTGTCAATGCTGCTGTTATAGTGGATCCTTTATCAGGCGAAACTATTGCTAGCTCGTGTGATGAGGTCTTTTATCCTGGTCCTAAAGGTAGTAGCAAGGAGTCATGCTGTTCTAAAGATCACGAAAGAACTATACAGGGTGGCCCTAATGAAATGGGAAATGATTTATTATCCAATGAAGCGAAGCAATCATATATGGAAGTCTCTTGTTTACATCCTTGGGGATGGCTCGAGCAGCGATTACATTCGAATTCGGATTCTTGGCATCCTTTACGACATGCAGCCATAGTGGCAATCGAAGCTTCTGCTGCAAGAGACGGACATCTTTTTCCTATGAGCCCACGAGGTGCAGATTGTGTTCAAGAAGATCAGAAAGTGCTAGCCCCAACCGGCTCTCCCTTAAAAAGACAAAAG GTAAAGAATGACGAGATATCAGATTGCAACATGAATGGTTCCAGATATGACCCAACAAGACCTTATCTGTGTACTGGCTACGACATCTACTTTGTGTGGGAGCCGTGTGCTAT GTGCTCAATGGCGATTGTGCATCAGAGAATCAGGCGAGTGTTCTATGCTTTCCCAAACCCAAACGATGGCGCTTTGGGAAGCGTCCACAGACTGCAAGGAGAGAGGAGCTTGAATCATCACTATGCTGTTTTTAGAGTCATGCTGCCTAAAGAGATCCTTGATTGA
- the LOC121808688 gene encoding tRNA-specific adenosine deaminase TAD3-like isoform X2: MEVVAGKSQLFVILCMDHGSNAEFNYIPEDVLGLMNAYQLSTFTTKVCKYAATTKEEWEEQCKLWPTSFHPPTFNIDGITGFSEADSLSILKFMKHAVHMAKSGASLVNAAVIVDPLSGETIASSCDEVFYPGPKGSSKESCCSKDHERTIQGGPNEMGNDLLSNEAKQSYMEVSCLHPWGWLEQRLHSNSDSWHPLRHAAIVAIEASAARDGHLFPMSPRGADCVQEDQKVLAPTGSPLKRQKVKNDEISDCNMNGSRYDPTRPYLCTGYDIYFVWEPCAMCSMAIVHQRIRRVFYAFPNPNDGALGSVHRLQGERSLNHHYAVFRVMLPKEILD, encoded by the exons ATGGAGGTAGTTGCAG GAAAGAGTCAATTATTTGTGATTTTATGCATGGATCATGGAAGCAATGCTGAGTTTAACTATATACCGGAGGATGTGCTGGGGCTTATGAATGCGTACCAGTTGAGTACTTTCACTACAAAA GTATGCAAATATGCCGCAACAACAAAAGAAGAATGGGAAGAACAATGCAAATTGTGGCCAACTTCCTTCCATCCACCTACGTT CAATATTGATGGCATAACTGGATTTTCGGAGGCGGATTCATTATCTATTCTCAAATTTATGAAACATGCAGTTCACATGGCGAAATCCGGCGCTTCG CTTGTCAATGCTGCTGTTATAGTGGATCCTTTATCAGGCGAAACTATTGCTAGCTCGTGTGATGAGGTCTTTTATCCTGGTCCTAAAGGTAGTAGCAAGGAGTCATGCTGTTCTAAAGATCACGAAAGAACTATACAGGGTGGCCCTAATGAAATGGGAAATGATTTATTATCCAATGAAGCGAAGCAATCATATATGGAAGTCTCTTGTTTACATCCTTGGGGATGGCTCGAGCAGCGATTACATTCGAATTCGGATTCTTGGCATCCTTTACGACATGCAGCCATAGTGGCAATCGAAGCTTCTGCTGCAAGAGACGGACATCTTTTTCCTATGAGCCCACGAGGTGCAGATTGTGTTCAAGAAGATCAGAAAGTGCTAGCCCCAACCGGCTCTCCCTTAAAAAGACAAAAG GTAAAGAATGACGAGATATCAGATTGCAACATGAATGGTTCCAGATATGACCCAACAAGACCTTATCTGTGTACTGGCTACGACATCTACTTTGTGTGGGAGCCGTGTGCTAT GTGCTCAATGGCGATTGTGCATCAGAGAATCAGGCGAGTGTTCTATGCTTTCCCAAACCCAAACGATGGCGCTTTGGGAAGCGTCCACAGACTGCAAGGAGAGAGGAGCTTGAATCATCACTATGCTGTTTTTAGAGTCATGCTGCCTAAAGAGATCCTTGATTGA